GTGTATTGGAACTAAGTGAACTAGTAAAAGAATTTGAAGAGAAATTTGGTGTTAGCGCACAACCAACTGTTGTTGCAGGAGCTGTTGCTGCTGGTGGTGCAGAAGGTGGTGCTGCTGCTGAAGAAAAAACTGAATTTGATGTTGTTTTGACAGATGCAGGTCCTAAAAAAATCAATACAATTAAAGTTATTAGACAAGTAACAGGCCTTGGTCTCAAAGAGGCAAAAGAAGCTGCTGAAAATACACCAACTGTAATTAAAGAAGGTGTTAGCAAAGAGGAAGCTGAAGAGCTTAAAAAACAATTCGAAGAAGCTGGCGCTAAAGTAGAAATAAAATAAATCTTATTTTTGAAATAAAAGAAGAGGAGCCCTCCTCTTCTTAAGATTACATATAGTAAAATACACCCCCTCCTACCAAAACCATATGGTACAAAACTACAGAAATAGAGGTTAGCCTATGCTAAATAGTTTACAATCCGGAAGCAGACTTCGTGTAGATTTCTCCAAAATTCCGCAGGAATTGGATGTACCCAACCTTTTGCAACTGCAAAAGAGTAGTTATGAAAACTTCTTGATGGCAGATTCAAAGAGCCGTGAAAACAGCGGTATTGAAAAAGTTTTCAGATCAGTTTTCCCAATCCACGACCCTCATAATAGAATTTCTCTAGAATATGCAGGTAGTGAAATCATAAAACCAAAATACACTGTTCGTGAATGTATGGAACGAGGCATTACATATAGTGTATCTCTTAAAATGAATATTCGTCTCATTCTTTGGGAGCGAGATGAAAAAAGTGGTGAGAAAACTGGTGTGAAAGATGTCAAAGAGCAATCCATCTATGTTCGTGACATCCCGTATATGACTGACAGGACTTCTTTCATTATCAATGGTGTAGAAAGAGTTGTCGTTAATCAGCTTCACAGAAGCCCTGGTGTTATTTTTAAAGAGGAAGAGGCTTCTACGAGCAGTGGTACGATGATTCATACTGCACAAATCATTCCTGACAGGGGTGCATGGCTCTATTTTGAATATGACCCCAAAGATATCCTATATGTTCGAATCAACAAACGAAGAAAAATACCATCAACTATTCTTTTTAGAGCGCTTGGATATAGCAAACTGGACATTTTGAAACTATTTTATCCTATTACAAAAATCATCATCAAAGAGAATAAATTTTTTATCGAGTTTAGACCTGAAGATTTTATAGGAAGAGTTGAATTCGATGTAAGAGATGAAAACGGAAATCTTATTGTAGAAGCCGGCAAACGACTTACAAAGAAAAAAGCACAAAAGCTTATTGAAGAAGGTGTGAAGTATATAGAGTTCCCACTTGATGTATTGATGGATAGGCACTTGGCATCTCCAATTATTGATCAAGAAAGCGGAGAAGTACTGTACGATACATTAACACAACTTGATGAACATAAACTCAAAAAGATTTTAGAATTAGGGATTGATGAGTTCGAAATAGTCAATGATATTGCAAGCGGAAAAGATCGAGCCATTATCAACTCCTTCATAGCAGATCAAGAGAGCCTGAAGCTTTTGAAACAAACAGAAGGCATTGAAGATGAAAATGATTTAGCAGCCATTCGTATTTATAAAGTTATGCGACCTGGAGAGCCTGTTACAAAAGAGACCGCTAAAGCATTCATACAACAACTCTTTTTTGATCCAGAACGATACGACATCACGCGAGTCGGTCGTATGAAAATGAATCACAAACTAGGACTTGATGTTCCTGAATATGTGACTGTTTTGACAAGTGAAGATATTATCAAAACGGTGCAGTATCTCATTAAAGTAAAAAATGGTCAGGGTCATATCGATGACAGGGACCATCTTGGAAACAGACGAATCCGAGCGATTGGTGAGCTTTTAGCAAATGAGCTGCATTCCGGCCTTGTAAAAATGCAAAAGGCGATTCGGGATAAAATGTCTACTATCAGTGGTAGTCTTGATGAATTGATGCCACACGATCTCATCAACTCCAAAATGATTACCAATACGATTTTAGAGTTTTTCGCAACTGGACAGCTGTCACAATTTATGGACCAAACAAACCCACTGAGTGAAATTACCCATAAGCGAAGACTCTCAGCCTTGGGTGAAGGGGGACTTGTCAAAGAGCGAGCGGGATTTGAAGTTCGTGACGTTCACCCAACACATTACGGACGAATATGTCCAATTGAGACACCAGAAGGTCAGAATATCGGTCTGATCAATACTCTTTCGACCTATGCAAAAGTGAATGAACTCGGTTTCATTGAGGCCGCATACAAAGTGGTAAAAGATGGAAAAATTACCGATGAGATTGTATATCTCACTGCAGCCCAGGAAGAAGGGAAAATTATCGCTCCAGCAAATACCGAGATTATCGATGGTAATGAGATCAAGGGCGATTATGTAGAAGCGAGAAAAGATGGTGAGATTATTTTAGTCGAAAAAAACAAAGTTGAACTAATCGATTTGACACCACGAATGGTCGTAGGTGTTGCAGCAAGCCTCATTCCATTTTTGGAGCATGACGATGCGAACAGGGCTCTCATGGGATCAAACATGCAGCGTCAGGCTGTTCCGCTTCTAAGAACGGAAGCTCCTATAGTCGGGACAGGAATGGAAAAAGTTGTTGCCAGGGATGCATGGGAGTCGATTCGAGCTAGACGAAGCGGTGTTGTAGAGAAGATTGATAGCGAAAATATCTACATTTTAGGTGAAGATGAGAATGGGGCATATATCGACCATTACCGCTTGCAAAAAAATCTTCGAACAAACCAAAACACATGTTTTACCCAAAAACCGATCGTCAAAAAAGGACAATTCGTAGAAGCTGGCCAGGTGATTACTGATGGCCCTAATATGGACCATGCTGAACTTGCTCTTGGTAAAAATATGCTTGTTGCCTTTATGCCATGGAACGGATACAACTTTGAGGATGCTATAGTTGTGAGTGAGCGAATCCTCAGAGATGATGAGTTTACTTCAGTACATATCTATGAAAAAGAGATAGAGGCAAGAGAACTCAAGCATGGCGTAGAAGAGATTACGCGTGATATTCCCAATGTTAAAGAAGAAGAGATCGAGCATCTTGATGAGAGTGGCATTGTAAAAATCGGTACCTATGTCAAACCGGGAATGATTCTTGTTGGTAAAGTTTCTCCAAAAGGGGAGGTTCGACCAAGCCCAGAAGAACGGCTTCTTCGAGCAATTTTCGGGGAAAAAGCGGGTCATGTGGTCAATAAATCTCTCTACTGCCCGCAATCGATGGAAGGTGTTGTCGTTGATGTAAAAATCTTTACCAAAAAGGGGTACGACAAAGATCCGCGTGCGATCAAAGCGTATGAAGAGGAGAAAGAGAGACTCTCCAAAGAGCATCATGACAAACTTTTGATGATCGATAGAGAAGAGATGCTCAAAATCATCTCGCTTTTATCAAAAGAGCCTTTGGAAAAAGATGCAAAAATTAAAGATAAAGAGTTTAAAGCAGGAGAGAAAATTTCAAAAGAGGAGTTATCGCAAATCAACCGATTTGCACTCAACGCTCTTGTAAAGTCATATGCTCCTGAAGTACAGAAGAAATACAATGCCATTAAGACACATTTTCAAAATGAGAAGAGAAAACTGACTGAAGAGCATGAAGAGAAACTTGCAATCTTAGAAAAAGAGGATATCCTACCAAGTGGTGTAGTAAAACTAGTAAAAGTCTTCATCGCAACAAAACGAAAGCTCAAAGTTGGTGACAAGATGGCTGGACGACACGGAAACAAAGGTATCGTCTCCGTCATCGTCCCAGAGATCGATATGCCATACACAAAAGACGGAAGAATCGTCGATATTGTTCTCAATCCTCTTGGGGTTCCATCACGGATGAACATCGGACAGATCCTAGAAGTTCATCTTGGCCTTATCGGTAAAAAACTTGGTGAGCAGATTCAAGAGATTTTTGAAGCGAAACGAGCCGATTTTGTCAAAGAGCTTCGTCAAAAAATGATTGAAATAGCAGATGTTGCAAAACTGATGAATGCAAAAGAGACCATCGAGAAGATGAGCGACGAGGAGCTCATCGAGTATGCAAGGGACTGGAGCAAAGGGGTCAAATTTGCCACTCCAGTATTTGAAGGGGTCACTGCCGAAGAGTTTGAAAAACTCTATGAGCTTGCAAAAATGGATCTTGATGGTAAGACTGAGCTCTATGATGGACGAACGGGTGAGAAATTTAAAGAGCGTGTAACAGTAGGATATATGTATATGCTCAAACTTCATCACCTTGTTGACGAAAAAGTACACGCACGAAGCACGGGCCCATACTCACTAGTTACTCAACAACCTGTAGGTGGTAAAGCACTCTTTGGAGGTCAGCGATTTGGTGAGATGGAAGTATGGGCTCTTGAAGCGCATGGTGCTGCCCATACACTCAAAGAGATGCTCACTATTAAATCAGACGATGTGGAAGGAAGGGTCGCCGCTTATAAAGCGATTACAAAAGGCGAGCCTATTCCACAACCAGGTATTCCTGAGACGCTGTTTGTCTTGACAAAAGAGTTACAATCCCTTGGAATCGACGTAGAAATCTTAGATGAGGTAAAAGACGATGAAGAAACTGGTACCAATTGAAATCGGTGAAGAGAAAAGACCAAAAGATATCAAGGCGATCCAATTTCGCCTTGCTAGTCCTGAAAAAATCCTTTCTTGGTCCCATGGTGAGGTAAAAAAACCTGAAACGATTAATTACAGAACTTTAAAACCAGAGCGTGACGGTCTTTTTTGTGCAAAAATCTTTGGTCCAATTAAAGATTATGAGTGTCTTTGTGGAAAGTATAAGAAGATGCGCTACAAAGGTGTAGTGTGTGAAAAGTGTGGTGTTGAAGTAACGACTAGTAAAGTTCGACGAAGCCGAATGGGGCATATCGAACTTGTAACGCCAGTAGCGCATATATGGTACGTAAACTCTTTGCCAAGTCGAATTGGGACGCTGCTTGGCGTGAAAATGAAAGATTTGGAAAGAGTTTTGTACTATGAAGCCTATATCGTCAAAAATCCTGGGGAAGCATATTACGATTTTGAGAAGAAAAACCCCGTTAAAAAGTATGATGTTTTGAATGAAGAGCAGTATCAACAGCTCGTTCAGCATTTTGGTGACACTGGATTTGATGCCAGAATGGGTGGCGAGGTTGTCAAAGAGCTTTTGGAAGAGTTTGATCTTGTGGAAGCTTTTGAACAGCTTCGAGAGGAGATGAAAAACACTAACTCCGAAGCGAAGCGTAAAACGATCGTAAAACGTCTCAAAGTTATTGAAAGCTTTTTGAATAGCGGCAACAGACCTGAGTGGATGATGCTTACTGTCGTTCCGGTACTTCCACCAGATCTTCGACCACTCGTAGCTTTGGATGGTGGCAAGTTTGCAGTAAGCGATGTGAATGACCTGTATCGAAGAGTGATCAACAGAAACCAGCGACTCAAAAGGCTTCTTGAACTAGACGCTCCTGAAATTATCGTTCGCAATGAAAAGCGAATGCTGCAAGAAGCTGTGGATGCTCTTATCGATAACGGTCGAAGAGGCAATGCCGTTAAAGGTGCGAACAAACGGCCATTGAAGTCTTTAA
The Nitratiruptor sp. SB155-2 genome window above contains:
- the rplL gene encoding 50S ribosomal protein L7/L12, with translation MACTREDVIEYISNLSVLELSELVKEFEEKFGVSAQPTVVAGAVAAGGAEGGAAAEEKTEFDVVLTDAGPKKINTIKVIRQVTGLGLKEAKEAAENTPTVIKEGVSKEEAEELKKQFEEAGAKVEIK
- the rpoB gene encoding DNA-directed RNA polymerase subunit beta, with the translated sequence MLNSLQSGSRLRVDFSKIPQELDVPNLLQLQKSSYENFLMADSKSRENSGIEKVFRSVFPIHDPHNRISLEYAGSEIIKPKYTVRECMERGITYSVSLKMNIRLILWERDEKSGEKTGVKDVKEQSIYVRDIPYMTDRTSFIINGVERVVVNQLHRSPGVIFKEEEASTSSGTMIHTAQIIPDRGAWLYFEYDPKDILYVRINKRRKIPSTILFRALGYSKLDILKLFYPITKIIIKENKFFIEFRPEDFIGRVEFDVRDENGNLIVEAGKRLTKKKAQKLIEEGVKYIEFPLDVLMDRHLASPIIDQESGEVLYDTLTQLDEHKLKKILELGIDEFEIVNDIASGKDRAIINSFIADQESLKLLKQTEGIEDENDLAAIRIYKVMRPGEPVTKETAKAFIQQLFFDPERYDITRVGRMKMNHKLGLDVPEYVTVLTSEDIIKTVQYLIKVKNGQGHIDDRDHLGNRRIRAIGELLANELHSGLVKMQKAIRDKMSTISGSLDELMPHDLINSKMITNTILEFFATGQLSQFMDQTNPLSEITHKRRLSALGEGGLVKERAGFEVRDVHPTHYGRICPIETPEGQNIGLINTLSTYAKVNELGFIEAAYKVVKDGKITDEIVYLTAAQEEGKIIAPANTEIIDGNEIKGDYVEARKDGEIILVEKNKVELIDLTPRMVVGVAASLIPFLEHDDANRALMGSNMQRQAVPLLRTEAPIVGTGMEKVVARDAWESIRARRSGVVEKIDSENIYILGEDENGAYIDHYRLQKNLRTNQNTCFTQKPIVKKGQFVEAGQVITDGPNMDHAELALGKNMLVAFMPWNGYNFEDAIVVSERILRDDEFTSVHIYEKEIEARELKHGVEEITRDIPNVKEEEIEHLDESGIVKIGTYVKPGMILVGKVSPKGEVRPSPEERLLRAIFGEKAGHVVNKSLYCPQSMEGVVVDVKIFTKKGYDKDPRAIKAYEEEKERLSKEHHDKLLMIDREEMLKIISLLSKEPLEKDAKIKDKEFKAGEKISKEELSQINRFALNALVKSYAPEVQKKYNAIKTHFQNEKRKLTEEHEEKLAILEKEDILPSGVVKLVKVFIATKRKLKVGDKMAGRHGNKGIVSVIVPEIDMPYTKDGRIVDIVLNPLGVPSRMNIGQILEVHLGLIGKKLGEQIQEIFEAKRADFVKELRQKMIEIADVAKLMNAKETIEKMSDEELIEYARDWSKGVKFATPVFEGVTAEEFEKLYELAKMDLDGKTELYDGRTGEKFKERVTVGYMYMLKLHHLVDEKVHARSTGPYSLVTQQPVGGKALFGGQRFGEMEVWALEAHGAAHTLKEMLTIKSDDVEGRVAAYKAITKGEPIPQPGIPETLFVLTKELQSLGIDVEILDEVKDDEETGTN